The Bos indicus isolate NIAB-ARS_2022 breed Sahiwal x Tharparkar chromosome X, NIAB-ARS_B.indTharparkar_mat_pri_1.0, whole genome shotgun sequence genome has a window encoding:
- the DPPA5 gene encoding developmental pluripotency-associated 5 protein — MASLPCISYPKTNRVFSLAVKLPEVFWIQAWLLETWFGPDGRTTTAGKAAFPPKVLESSDLTQVVVYRSCLHKLRDEADVPVPRQAGGVLFDEVLDALEVGPWIRWGQCANNVSAHSVLLQSLQSHRLQPTELLRPWDSPGKNTALGGRALLQGDLPDPGIEPRTPASLALQAGWLPLSLLASLSEQYPWGQTAGSRLEWVCPGWNSPSS, encoded by the exons ATGGCCTCTCTTCCTTGTATTTCCT ACCCCAAAACAAACCGCGTTTTCTCCCTTGCGGTGAAACTCCCCGAGGTGTTCTGGATTCAGGCGTGGCTGCTGGAAACCTGGTTCGGTCCAGATGGAC GAACGACAACAGCTGGCAAAGCTGCGTTTCCCCCGAAGGTTCTAGAATCCTCGGACCTCACCCAGGTTGTGGTTTACCGGTCCTGTTTACACAAACTCCGGGACGAAGCGGATGTTCCAGTCCCGAGGCAGGCTGGTGGCGTGTTGTTTGATGAGGTCCTGGATGCCCTCGAGGTAGGTCCTTGGATCAGATGGGGCCAGTGTGCAAACAACGTGAGTGCTCACTCTGTCCTACTCCAGTctctgcaatcccacagactgcagcccaccgagctcctccgtccctgggattctccaggcaagaatactgctctgggtggccgtgccctcctccaaggggatcttcccgacccagggattgaacccaggacacCTGCGTCTCTTGCCCTGCAGGCAGGTTggttaccactgagcctcctggcaAGCCTGTCCGAGCAATATCCTTGGGGCCAGACTGCAGGAAGTAGGCTAGAGTGGGTATGTCCTGGGTGGAACTCTCCTTCATCTTGA
- the ARSL gene encoding arylsulfatase L isoform X1: protein MLRLEHSWSWLALALAVLLGAKPSACGPPPGPRPNILLLMADDLGIGDVGCYGNTTIRTPNIDRLAADGVRLTQHLAAAPLCTPSRAAFLTGRYPLRSGMVSSQGLRVLQWTAVSGGLPPSEITFAKILKAKGYTTGLIGKWHLGLSCASPDDHCHHPLNHGFDHFYGMPFSMMADCERWELSEKRAVLESRLDVCFQLVALATLTLTIGKLTHLIPGASWTLVIWSAVVCLLLFATSCLVGALIMHADCFLMRNHSIAEQPMRSQRTTPLMLQEVSSFVKRHKQGPFLLFVSFLHVHTPLVTTENFRGRSPHGLYGDNTEEMDWMVGQILETLDTEGLTNSTLVYFTSDHGGSLEARFGNNQYGGWNGIYKGGKGMAGWEGGIRVPGIFRWPGVLTAGRVIHEPTSLMDIFPTVVHLAGGQVPQDRVVDGRDLLALLQGTARHSDHEFLMHYCESFLHAARWHQRDRGAVWKVHFTTPIFQPDGAGACYGQIVCPCSGNRVTHHAPPLLFDLSRDPSEAHALTPDTEPSFHQVVETVARAVAAHRQTLIPVPLQLDAADNTWKPWLQPCCGRFPFCWCDRDADPR, encoded by the exons ATGTTACGTCTGGAACACTCTTG GAGCTGGCTGGCTCTCGCACTCGCTGTGCTTCTGGGTGCGAAACCCTCAGCCTGCGGCCCTCCACCTGGTCCCCGGCCAAACATCCTCCTTCTGATGGCGGACGATCTCGGCATTGGAGACGTCGGTTGCTATGGCAACACCACCATCAG GACTCCAAACATCGACCGCCTCGCGGCGGATGGCGTGAGGCTCACCCAGCATCTGGCCGCTGCCCCTTTGTGCACCCCGAGTAGGGCGGCATTTTTAACGGGCAGATACCCACTCCGATCAG GTATGGTTTCCAGTCAAGGTCTCCGTGTTCTTCAGTGGACAGCGGTCTCTGGAGGACTTCCGCCCAGCGAAATAACTtttgcaaaaatactgaaagctAAAGGCTATACCACTGGACTCATAG GAAAATGGCATTTGGGTCTCAGCTGTGCATCTCCCGACGATCACTGCCACCACCCGCTCAATCACGGCTTCGACCATTTCTACGGAATGCCGTTCAGCATGATGGCAGACTGCGAGCGCTGGGAACTATCCGAGAAGCGTGCGGTCCTGGAGAGTCGACTCGACGTCTGCTTCCAGCTCGTGGCCTTGGCCACGCTCACACTCACAATCGGGAAACTCACCCACCTGATACCGGGCGCCTCCTGGACTCTGGTCATCTGGTCGGCCGTCGTGTGCCTCCTGCTCTTTGCCACTTCCTGTTTGGTGGGCGCCCTGATCATGCACGCGGACTGCTTTCTGATGCGGAATCACTCCATTGCAGAGCAGCCCATGCGCTCTCAGAGGACGACGCCACTCATGCTCCAGGAGGTCTCATCCTTCGTCAAAAG ACACAAGCAAGGACCTTTCCTCCTTTTTGTGTCCTTTCTGCACGTCCACACCCCTCTGGTCACGACGGAGAACTTCCGCGGGAGGAGTCCCCACGGGCTTTACGGGGACAACACGGAAGAGATGGACTGGATGGTGG GCCAGATCCTTGAGACTTTGGATACAGAAGGGTTGACCAACAGTACCCTCGTTTACTTTACATCGGATCACGGGGGATCCTTAGAGGCTCGGTTTGGAAACAACCAATACGGTGGCTGGAATGGGATATATAAAG GAGGCAAAGGAATGGCCGGCTGGGAAGGCGGGATCCGGGTCCCGGGCATATTCCGGTGGCCCGGGGTCCTGACGGCCGGCCGCGTGATCCACGAGCccaccagcttgatggacatcTTCCCCACTGTGGTGCACCTCGCAGGCGGCCAGGTGCCCCAGGACAG GGTGGTGGACGGCCGGGACCTGctggccctgctccaggggaccgCGCGGCACTCGGACCACGAGTTCCTCATGCACTACTGCGAGAGCTTTCTGCACGCCGCCCGGTGGCACCAGCGTGACC ggggCGCAGTGTGGAAAGTCCACTTCACAACCCCCATCTTCCAGCCAGACGGCGCGGGCGCCTGTTACGGGCAGATAGTGTGCCCCTGCTCGGGGAACAGGGTGACCCACCACGCCCCACCGCTGCTCTTCGACCTGTCCCGAGACCCTTCCGAGGCCCACGCCCTCACGCCGGACACGGAGCCCTCGTTTCACCAGGTGGTGGAGACCGTGGCCCGGGCCGTGGCGGCCCATCGCCAGACGCTCATCCCGGTTCCGCTGCAGCTGGACGCGGCGGACAACACGTGGAAGCCGTGGCTGCAGCCCTGCTGTGGTCGGTTTCCCTTCTGCTGGTGCGATCGGGACGCGGACCCCCGGTAG
- the ARSL gene encoding arylsulfatase L isoform X2 — protein sequence MLRLEHSWSWLALALAVLLGAKPSACGPPPGPRPNILLLMADDLGIGDVGCYGNTTIRTPNIDRLAADGVRLTQHLAAAPLCTPSRAAFLTGRYPLRSGMVSSQGLRVLQWTAVSGGLPPSEITFAKILKAKGYTTGLIGKWHLGLSCASPDDHCHHPLNHGFDHFYGMPFSMMADCERWELSEKRAVLESRLDVCFQLVALATLTLTIGKLTHLIPGASWTLVIWSAVVCLLLFATSCLVGALIMHADCFLMRNHSIAEQPMRSQRTTPLMLQEVSSFVKRHKQGPFLLFVSFLHVHTPLVTTENFRGRSPHGLYGDNTEEMDWMVGQILETLDTEGLTNSTLVYFTSDHGGSLEARFGNNQYGGWNGIYKGGKGMAGWEGGIRVPGIFRWPGVLTAGRVIHEPTSLMDIFPTVVHLAGGQVPQDRVVDGRDLLALLQGTARHSDHEFLMHYCESFLHAARWHQRDLWKVHFTTPIFQPDGAGACYGQIVCPCSGNRVTHHAPPLLFDLSRDPSEAHALTPDTEPSFHQVVETVARAVAAHRQTLIPVPLQLDAADNTWKPWLQPCCGRFPFCWCDRDADPR from the exons ATGTTACGTCTGGAACACTCTTG GAGCTGGCTGGCTCTCGCACTCGCTGTGCTTCTGGGTGCGAAACCCTCAGCCTGCGGCCCTCCACCTGGTCCCCGGCCAAACATCCTCCTTCTGATGGCGGACGATCTCGGCATTGGAGACGTCGGTTGCTATGGCAACACCACCATCAG GACTCCAAACATCGACCGCCTCGCGGCGGATGGCGTGAGGCTCACCCAGCATCTGGCCGCTGCCCCTTTGTGCACCCCGAGTAGGGCGGCATTTTTAACGGGCAGATACCCACTCCGATCAG GTATGGTTTCCAGTCAAGGTCTCCGTGTTCTTCAGTGGACAGCGGTCTCTGGAGGACTTCCGCCCAGCGAAATAACTtttgcaaaaatactgaaagctAAAGGCTATACCACTGGACTCATAG GAAAATGGCATTTGGGTCTCAGCTGTGCATCTCCCGACGATCACTGCCACCACCCGCTCAATCACGGCTTCGACCATTTCTACGGAATGCCGTTCAGCATGATGGCAGACTGCGAGCGCTGGGAACTATCCGAGAAGCGTGCGGTCCTGGAGAGTCGACTCGACGTCTGCTTCCAGCTCGTGGCCTTGGCCACGCTCACACTCACAATCGGGAAACTCACCCACCTGATACCGGGCGCCTCCTGGACTCTGGTCATCTGGTCGGCCGTCGTGTGCCTCCTGCTCTTTGCCACTTCCTGTTTGGTGGGCGCCCTGATCATGCACGCGGACTGCTTTCTGATGCGGAATCACTCCATTGCAGAGCAGCCCATGCGCTCTCAGAGGACGACGCCACTCATGCTCCAGGAGGTCTCATCCTTCGTCAAAAG ACACAAGCAAGGACCTTTCCTCCTTTTTGTGTCCTTTCTGCACGTCCACACCCCTCTGGTCACGACGGAGAACTTCCGCGGGAGGAGTCCCCACGGGCTTTACGGGGACAACACGGAAGAGATGGACTGGATGGTGG GCCAGATCCTTGAGACTTTGGATACAGAAGGGTTGACCAACAGTACCCTCGTTTACTTTACATCGGATCACGGGGGATCCTTAGAGGCTCGGTTTGGAAACAACCAATACGGTGGCTGGAATGGGATATATAAAG GAGGCAAAGGAATGGCCGGCTGGGAAGGCGGGATCCGGGTCCCGGGCATATTCCGGTGGCCCGGGGTCCTGACGGCCGGCCGCGTGATCCACGAGCccaccagcttgatggacatcTTCCCCACTGTGGTGCACCTCGCAGGCGGCCAGGTGCCCCAGGACAG GGTGGTGGACGGCCGGGACCTGctggccctgctccaggggaccgCGCGGCACTCGGACCACGAGTTCCTCATGCACTACTGCGAGAGCTTTCTGCACGCCGCCCGGTGGCACCAGCGTGACC TGTGGAAAGTCCACTTCACAACCCCCATCTTCCAGCCAGACGGCGCGGGCGCCTGTTACGGGCAGATAGTGTGCCCCTGCTCGGGGAACAGGGTGACCCACCACGCCCCACCGCTGCTCTTCGACCTGTCCCGAGACCCTTCCGAGGCCCACGCCCTCACGCCGGACACGGAGCCCTCGTTTCACCAGGTGGTGGAGACCGTGGCCCGGGCCGTGGCGGCCCATCGCCAGACGCTCATCCCGGTTCCGCTGCAGCTGGACGCGGCGGACAACACGTGGAAGCCGTGGCTGCAGCCCTGCTGTGGTCGGTTTCCCTTCTGCTGGTGCGATCGGGACGCGGACCCCCGGTAG
- the ARSL gene encoding arylsulfatase L isoform X3, producing MLRLEHSWTPNIDRLAADGVRLTQHLAAAPLCTPSRAAFLTGRYPLRSGMVSSQGLRVLQWTAVSGGLPPSEITFAKILKAKGYTTGLIGKWHLGLSCASPDDHCHHPLNHGFDHFYGMPFSMMADCERWELSEKRAVLESRLDVCFQLVALATLTLTIGKLTHLIPGASWTLVIWSAVVCLLLFATSCLVGALIMHADCFLMRNHSIAEQPMRSQRTTPLMLQEVSSFVKRHKQGPFLLFVSFLHVHTPLVTTENFRGRSPHGLYGDNTEEMDWMVGQILETLDTEGLTNSTLVYFTSDHGGSLEARFGNNQYGGWNGIYKGGKGMAGWEGGIRVPGIFRWPGVLTAGRVIHEPTSLMDIFPTVVHLAGGQVPQDRVVDGRDLLALLQGTARHSDHEFLMHYCESFLHAARWHQRDRGAVWKVHFTTPIFQPDGAGACYGQIVCPCSGNRVTHHAPPLLFDLSRDPSEAHALTPDTEPSFHQVVETVARAVAAHRQTLIPVPLQLDAADNTWKPWLQPCCGRFPFCWCDRDADPR from the exons ATGTTACGTCTGGAACACTCTTG GACTCCAAACATCGACCGCCTCGCGGCGGATGGCGTGAGGCTCACCCAGCATCTGGCCGCTGCCCCTTTGTGCACCCCGAGTAGGGCGGCATTTTTAACGGGCAGATACCCACTCCGATCAG GTATGGTTTCCAGTCAAGGTCTCCGTGTTCTTCAGTGGACAGCGGTCTCTGGAGGACTTCCGCCCAGCGAAATAACTtttgcaaaaatactgaaagctAAAGGCTATACCACTGGACTCATAG GAAAATGGCATTTGGGTCTCAGCTGTGCATCTCCCGACGATCACTGCCACCACCCGCTCAATCACGGCTTCGACCATTTCTACGGAATGCCGTTCAGCATGATGGCAGACTGCGAGCGCTGGGAACTATCCGAGAAGCGTGCGGTCCTGGAGAGTCGACTCGACGTCTGCTTCCAGCTCGTGGCCTTGGCCACGCTCACACTCACAATCGGGAAACTCACCCACCTGATACCGGGCGCCTCCTGGACTCTGGTCATCTGGTCGGCCGTCGTGTGCCTCCTGCTCTTTGCCACTTCCTGTTTGGTGGGCGCCCTGATCATGCACGCGGACTGCTTTCTGATGCGGAATCACTCCATTGCAGAGCAGCCCATGCGCTCTCAGAGGACGACGCCACTCATGCTCCAGGAGGTCTCATCCTTCGTCAAAAG ACACAAGCAAGGACCTTTCCTCCTTTTTGTGTCCTTTCTGCACGTCCACACCCCTCTGGTCACGACGGAGAACTTCCGCGGGAGGAGTCCCCACGGGCTTTACGGGGACAACACGGAAGAGATGGACTGGATGGTGG GCCAGATCCTTGAGACTTTGGATACAGAAGGGTTGACCAACAGTACCCTCGTTTACTTTACATCGGATCACGGGGGATCCTTAGAGGCTCGGTTTGGAAACAACCAATACGGTGGCTGGAATGGGATATATAAAG GAGGCAAAGGAATGGCCGGCTGGGAAGGCGGGATCCGGGTCCCGGGCATATTCCGGTGGCCCGGGGTCCTGACGGCCGGCCGCGTGATCCACGAGCccaccagcttgatggacatcTTCCCCACTGTGGTGCACCTCGCAGGCGGCCAGGTGCCCCAGGACAG GGTGGTGGACGGCCGGGACCTGctggccctgctccaggggaccgCGCGGCACTCGGACCACGAGTTCCTCATGCACTACTGCGAGAGCTTTCTGCACGCCGCCCGGTGGCACCAGCGTGACC ggggCGCAGTGTGGAAAGTCCACTTCACAACCCCCATCTTCCAGCCAGACGGCGCGGGCGCCTGTTACGGGCAGATAGTGTGCCCCTGCTCGGGGAACAGGGTGACCCACCACGCCCCACCGCTGCTCTTCGACCTGTCCCGAGACCCTTCCGAGGCCCACGCCCTCACGCCGGACACGGAGCCCTCGTTTCACCAGGTGGTGGAGACCGTGGCCCGGGCCGTGGCGGCCCATCGCCAGACGCTCATCCCGGTTCCGCTGCAGCTGGACGCGGCGGACAACACGTGGAAGCCGTGGCTGCAGCCCTGCTGTGGTCGGTTTCCCTTCTGCTGGTGCGATCGGGACGCGGACCCCCGGTAG
- the ARSD gene encoding arylsulfatase D isoform X1 yields MAPTAQRRRAAHAARDSLNLLLIMCLLLKTCELKSANTSKPNILLIMADDLGIGDLGCYGNDTLRTPNIDRLAEEGVRLTQHLAAAPLCTPSRAAFLTGRHAFRSGMDATDRYRALQWNAGSGGLPQNETTFARILQGQGYTTGLIGKWHQGVNCASRNDHCHHPLHHGFDYFYGMPFTLVNDCHPDRPPSLDAGLRARLWLYTQIMALGVLTIVAGKACRLISISWKLVLSVATLVLLFFTSWYASFGFVRRWNCILMRNHEVTEQPMVLERAASLVLKEAVSFIARNKQGPFLLFVSLLHVHIPLVTTERFLGKSRHGLYGDNVEEMDWLVGEILNAVEEHGLKNTTLTYFTSDHGGHLQARDGHVQLGGWNGIYRGGKGMAGWEGGIRVPGIFRWPGVLPAGHVIHEPTSLMDVFPTVVQLAGGQVPQDRVIDGRSLLPLLRGDAERSAHEFLFHYCGQYLHAARWHEKDSGRLWKVHYTTPDFHPEGAGACRGSSMCPCSGAGVTHHDPPLLFDLSGDPSEARPLSPDAGPVYREVVAHVGRAVREHRRSVRPVPEQLSFQNVAWKPWLQPCCGPFPFCACSRDADPGET; encoded by the exons ATGGCGCCCACAGCGCAGAGGAGACGCGCGGCGCACGCCGCCAG gGACTCTTTAAATCTGTTGCTCATCATGTGTTTGCTTCTGAAGACCTGCGAATTAAAATCAGCAAATACGTCTAAACCAAATATTCTGCTGATAATGGCGGACGATCTGGGCATTGGGGATCTCGGTTGCTATGGAAACGACACACTAAG GACGCCGAACATCGACCGACTTGCGGAGGAAGGCGTGAGGCTCACCCAGCACCTGGCGGCCGCCCCGCTGTGCACCCCAAGCAGGGCCGCCTTCCTCACAGGGAGACACGCCTTCAGATCAG GCATGGACGCCACGGATCGCTACCGGGCCCTGCAGTGGAACGCGGGTTCGGGGGGACTCCCGCAGAATGAAACCACATTTGCGAGGATCCTTCAGGGGCAAGGGTACACCACGGGCCTCATCG GAAAATGGCATCAAGGTGTAAACTGTGCCTCACGCAATGACCACTGCCATCACCCTCTGCACCACGGCTTTGACTATTTCTACGGCATGCCCTTCACGCTGGTCAATGACTGCCACCCAGACAGGCCCCCTTCACTGGACGCGGGCTTGAGGGCCAGGCTGTGGCTTTACACTCAGATCATGGCCCTGGGCGTGTTGACCATCGTGGCTGGCAAAGCCTGCAGGCTGATCTCCATTTCCTGGAAACTGGTCTTGAGTGTGGCCACCCTGGTCCTGCTGTTTTTCACGTCCTGGTACGCCAGCTTTGGCTTCGTCCGCCGCTGGAACTGCATCCTGATGAGAAACCACGAAGTCACTGAGCAGCCCATGGTTTTGGAAAGAGCTGCGAGCCTTGTGCTCAAGGAAGCTGTTTCCTTTATTGCAAG aaatAAGCAGGGTCCATTCCTGCTCTTTGTATCTCTGCTGCATGTCCATATCCCCCTGGTGACCACAGAAAGGTTCCTTGGGAAGAGTCGGCATGGCTTGTACGGCGACAACGTTGAGGAGATGGACTGGCTTGTGG GGGAGATTCTGAACGCCGTTGAAGAACACGGCCTGAAAAACACGACTCTCACGTACTTCACCTCTGATCACGGGGGACACTTGCAGGCGAGAGATGGACACGTCCAGCTGGGCGGGTGGAATGGAATATACAGAG GTGGCAAAGGCATGGCCGGCTGGGAAGGCGGGATCCGGGTCCCAGGGATATTCCGCTGGCCCGGGGTCCTGCCGGCCGGCCACGTGATCCACGAGCCCACTAGCCTGATGGACGTCTTCCCCACCGTGGTCCAGCTGGCGGGCGGCCAGGTGCCCCAGGACAG GGTCATCGACGGCCGGAGCCTGCTGCCCCTGCTGCGGGGAGATGCTGAGCGCTCGGCACATGAGTTCCTGTTTCATTACTGTGGGCAGTATCTCCACGCCGCCCGCTGGCATGAGAAGGACA GCGGAAGGCTCTGGAAGGTGCATTACACCACGCCCGACTTCCACCCCGAGGGCGCAGGGGCCTGCCGCGGCAGCAGCATGTGCCCCTGCTCAGGAGCCGGCGTGACCCACCACGACCCTCCCCTGCTCTTCGACCTGTCCGGGGACCCGTCCGAGGCCCGGCCCCTGTCCCCCGACGCCGGGCCCGTGTACCGCGAGGTGGTGGCCCACGTGGGCCGGGCGGTCCGGGAGCACCGCCGGTCGGTGCGCCCGGTGCCTGAGCAGCTCTCCTTCCAGAACGTGGCCTGGAAGCCATGGCTGCAGCCCTGCTGCGGGCCCTTCCCGTTCTGCGCATGCTCCCGGGACGCGGACCCCGGGGAGACCTGA
- the ARSD gene encoding arylsulfatase D isoform X2, with product MAPTAQRRRAAHAARDSLNLLLIMCLLLKTCELKSANTSKPNILLIMADDLGIGDLGCYGNDTLRTPNIDRLAEEGVRLTQHLAAAPLCTPSRAAFLTGRHAFRSGMDATDRYRALQWNAGSGGLPQNETTFARILQGQGYTTGLIGKWHQGVNCASRNDHCHHPLHHGFDYFYGMPFTLVNDCHPDRPPSLDAGLRARLWLYTQIMALGVLTIVAGKACRLISISWKLVLSVATLVLLFFTSWYASFGFVRRWNCILMRNHEVTEQPMVLERAASLVLKEAVSFIARNKQGPFLLFVSLLHVHIPLVTTERFLGKSRHGLYGDNVEEMDWLVGEILNAVEEHGLKNTTLTYFTSDHGGHLQARDGHVQLGGWNGIYRGGKGMAGWEGGIRVPGIFRWPGVLPAGHVIHEPTSLMDVFPTVVQLAGGQVPQDRVIDGRSLLPLLRGDAERSAHEFLFHYCGQYLHAARWHEKDISTVQQSQSAIRVPWTAGRYNQSILKEINPEYSLEGRMLKLTL from the exons ATGGCGCCCACAGCGCAGAGGAGACGCGCGGCGCACGCCGCCAG gGACTCTTTAAATCTGTTGCTCATCATGTGTTTGCTTCTGAAGACCTGCGAATTAAAATCAGCAAATACGTCTAAACCAAATATTCTGCTGATAATGGCGGACGATCTGGGCATTGGGGATCTCGGTTGCTATGGAAACGACACACTAAG GACGCCGAACATCGACCGACTTGCGGAGGAAGGCGTGAGGCTCACCCAGCACCTGGCGGCCGCCCCGCTGTGCACCCCAAGCAGGGCCGCCTTCCTCACAGGGAGACACGCCTTCAGATCAG GCATGGACGCCACGGATCGCTACCGGGCCCTGCAGTGGAACGCGGGTTCGGGGGGACTCCCGCAGAATGAAACCACATTTGCGAGGATCCTTCAGGGGCAAGGGTACACCACGGGCCTCATCG GAAAATGGCATCAAGGTGTAAACTGTGCCTCACGCAATGACCACTGCCATCACCCTCTGCACCACGGCTTTGACTATTTCTACGGCATGCCCTTCACGCTGGTCAATGACTGCCACCCAGACAGGCCCCCTTCACTGGACGCGGGCTTGAGGGCCAGGCTGTGGCTTTACACTCAGATCATGGCCCTGGGCGTGTTGACCATCGTGGCTGGCAAAGCCTGCAGGCTGATCTCCATTTCCTGGAAACTGGTCTTGAGTGTGGCCACCCTGGTCCTGCTGTTTTTCACGTCCTGGTACGCCAGCTTTGGCTTCGTCCGCCGCTGGAACTGCATCCTGATGAGAAACCACGAAGTCACTGAGCAGCCCATGGTTTTGGAAAGAGCTGCGAGCCTTGTGCTCAAGGAAGCTGTTTCCTTTATTGCAAG aaatAAGCAGGGTCCATTCCTGCTCTTTGTATCTCTGCTGCATGTCCATATCCCCCTGGTGACCACAGAAAGGTTCCTTGGGAAGAGTCGGCATGGCTTGTACGGCGACAACGTTGAGGAGATGGACTGGCTTGTGG GGGAGATTCTGAACGCCGTTGAAGAACACGGCCTGAAAAACACGACTCTCACGTACTTCACCTCTGATCACGGGGGACACTTGCAGGCGAGAGATGGACACGTCCAGCTGGGCGGGTGGAATGGAATATACAGAG GTGGCAAAGGCATGGCCGGCTGGGAAGGCGGGATCCGGGTCCCAGGGATATTCCGCTGGCCCGGGGTCCTGCCGGCCGGCCACGTGATCCACGAGCCCACTAGCCTGATGGACGTCTTCCCCACCGTGGTCCAGCTGGCGGGCGGCCAGGTGCCCCAGGACAG GGTCATCGACGGCCGGAGCCTGCTGCCCCTGCTGCGGGGAGATGCTGAGCGCTCGGCACATGAGTTCCTGTTTCATTACTGTGGGCAGTATCTCCACGCCGCCCGCTGGCATGAGAAGGACA